In the genome of Myxococcus stipitatus, one region contains:
- a CDS encoding SGNH/GDSL hydrolase family protein → MRSRSDPHPQPSRAVPAAPNWLPAFTAPMHPSASGLEPGALAGPSFKNQTVRMFVRPSLAGPRLRLVLSNQYGTEPLRVEAVRVALRVAGNVIDPSTDRAVRFSGASVVIIPPGRTATSEPIALAVDGRRDVSVSLFFLERSGAVSWHLQGTRTTYVSAGGNQTAARTFEPALTTRSLYFLAAVHVDTAPDASLVVAFGDSITDGAGSTVDLERSWPARLSHRLSARGGKPVGVLNAGLGGNRLLSDGYGPRGLHRFERDVLAQRGVRAVILLEGINDIGRAAPGRLDAARIIDGYRQLIQRARDKGLKVYGGTLTPMAGHVYFTPENEALREAVNAWIRGSGAFDAVVDFEAAVRDPAHPDAMLATLTVDGLHPNDLGHDRLAQAIDLRLLE, encoded by the coding sequence ATGCGTTCGCGGAGCGACCCCCATCCACAGCCCTCCCGCGCGGTGCCAGCGGCGCCGAACTGGCTGCCGGCCTTCACCGCGCCGATGCACCCGTCCGCCTCGGGCCTGGAGCCCGGAGCGCTCGCGGGACCGAGCTTCAAGAACCAGACGGTGCGCATGTTCGTGCGCCCCTCGCTCGCGGGACCCCGGCTGCGACTGGTGCTGAGCAACCAGTACGGCACGGAGCCCCTTCGCGTGGAGGCGGTCCGCGTGGCCCTGCGGGTCGCGGGCAACGTCATCGACCCCTCGACGGACCGGGCGGTTCGCTTCAGCGGGGCCTCGGTCGTCATCATCCCACCCGGCCGGACCGCCACCAGCGAGCCCATCGCCCTCGCCGTCGATGGCCGACGCGATGTCTCCGTCTCCCTCTTCTTCCTGGAACGCTCGGGCGCGGTGTCCTGGCACCTCCAGGGGACTCGGACGACCTATGTCTCCGCCGGGGGCAACCAGACCGCGGCGAGGACCTTCGAGCCCGCGCTCACCACCCGCAGCCTCTACTTCCTCGCCGCCGTGCATGTGGACACAGCTCCCGATGCATCGCTGGTCGTGGCCTTCGGCGACTCCATCACCGATGGCGCCGGCAGCACCGTGGACCTGGAGCGCTCATGGCCCGCGCGACTCTCGCATCGCCTCTCCGCGAGAGGCGGCAAGCCCGTGGGCGTCCTCAACGCGGGCCTCGGCGGCAACCGGCTCTTGAGCGACGGCTACGGCCCCCGAGGGCTCCACCGCTTCGAGCGCGACGTGCTCGCCCAGCGCGGCGTCAGGGCCGTCATCCTCCTGGAAGGCATCAACGACATCGGCCGCGCCGCGCCTGGACGCCTGGACGCCGCGCGCATCATCGACGGCTACCGCCAGCTCATCCAGCGCGCCCGAGACAAGGGCCTGAAGGTGTACGGCGGCACGCTGACGCCCATGGCCGGTCACGTCTACTTCACCCCGGAGAACGAGGCCCTGCGCGAGGCCGTGAACGCCTGGATTCGTGGCTCGGGCGCGTTCGACGCGGTGGTGGACTTCGAGGCGGCGGTGAGAGACCCCGCCCACCCCGATGCCATGCTCGCGACGCTGACCGTGGACGGCCTGCATCCCAATGACCTGGGCCATGACCGCCTGGCCCAGGCCATCGACCTGCGGCTGCTGGAGTGA
- a CDS encoding DUF1501 domain-containing protein, with protein MKLSRRNLFQAALGAAQVGLLARYGFPAASAQVGRHRPTKLLAIWLDGGLHWETYFSPMTRAGINKYIPLPTGGYLPWGFVPEQVENYDRSPVDLDSPGVVRKLRGPVAWNWDNPKDTSGIHPGSQGQHRYRPYGYAWANPKYKLYEKTALLVGADQGTAAHQSGIIASMSGVAGATFRAPAVHGVIANAMYKRFPDRPIPSVNLGGPLPRALGLPTVANPTALASAASVEPTLSDKRESTWKGLRARQDIPDVAYDGASLSGTVPSTAVDAALLEAVRKERGISSAGSDDMMEQLYDTYKGASRTIRRDILSVLGTTPQWEYLKNDPDYPVDWNACIGLADSCGSSASMGPYGFALQLLKSDLVTSVNMRATSISNASFDTHSATGVMMHTNFMRIAMESVGRICLEMSLTPSKSDPTRTLLDETLVYVYSDFGRTFPKRGSDHHPATCAILVGGGIQGNQMIGGYDERVEGSPMGLPVTLLEEGGERATRTPRSQDIAATVLNAFGLEPGKDFFIPGGFGVYDGVVRPG; from the coding sequence ATGAAGCTCTCACGACGCAATCTCTTTCAGGCGGCCTTGGGGGCCGCGCAGGTGGGGCTCCTGGCGCGCTACGGGTTCCCCGCGGCGTCCGCTCAGGTGGGGCGCCACAGGCCCACGAAGCTGCTCGCCATCTGGTTGGACGGAGGCCTCCACTGGGAGACCTACTTCTCGCCGATGACCCGAGCGGGCATCAACAAGTACATCCCCCTGCCCACGGGGGGCTATCTGCCCTGGGGCTTCGTGCCCGAGCAGGTGGAGAACTACGACCGCTCGCCGGTGGACCTGGACTCGCCCGGCGTGGTGCGCAAGCTGCGCGGGCCGGTGGCGTGGAACTGGGACAACCCCAAGGACACCAGCGGCATCCACCCCGGCTCGCAGGGCCAGCACCGCTACCGCCCCTACGGCTACGCGTGGGCCAATCCCAAGTACAAGCTCTACGAGAAGACGGCGCTGCTCGTGGGCGCGGACCAGGGCACGGCCGCGCACCAGAGCGGCATCATCGCGAGCATGTCCGGCGTCGCGGGAGCGACGTTCCGCGCGCCCGCCGTGCACGGTGTCATCGCCAACGCGATGTACAAGCGCTTCCCGGACCGGCCCATTCCCAGCGTCAACCTGGGGGGGCCCCTGCCGCGCGCGCTGGGCCTGCCGACGGTGGCGAACCCCACGGCGCTGGCCTCGGCGGCCTCCGTGGAGCCGACGCTGTCCGACAAGCGCGAGAGCACCTGGAAGGGGCTGCGCGCGCGCCAGGACATCCCCGATGTGGCGTATGACGGCGCGTCGCTGTCGGGGACGGTGCCTTCCACCGCGGTGGACGCGGCGCTGCTCGAGGCGGTGCGCAAGGAGCGCGGCATCTCCAGCGCGGGCTCCGACGACATGATGGAGCAGCTCTACGACACGTACAAAGGGGCCAGCCGGACCATCCGGCGCGACATCCTCAGCGTGCTCGGCACCACGCCGCAGTGGGAGTACCTCAAGAACGACCCGGACTATCCGGTGGACTGGAATGCCTGCATCGGCCTGGCGGACTCGTGCGGCTCGTCGGCGTCCATGGGGCCGTATGGCTTCGCGCTCCAGTTGCTGAAGTCGGACCTGGTGACGTCCGTCAACATGCGCGCGACGAGCATCAGCAATGCCTCCTTCGACACGCACAGCGCGACGGGCGTGATGATGCACACCAACTTCATGCGCATCGCGATGGAGTCGGTGGGGCGCATCTGTCTGGAGATGAGCCTGACGCCCAGCAAGTCGGACCCGACCCGCACGCTGCTGGATGAGACGCTGGTGTATGTCTACAGCGACTTCGGGCGGACGTTCCCCAAGCGCGGCAGCGACCACCACCCGGCGACGTGCGCCATCCTCGTGGGCGGGGGCATCCAGGGCAACCAGATGATTGGGGGCTACGACGAGCGCGTGGAGGGCTCGCCCATGGGCCTGCCCGTGACGTTGTTGGAAGAGGGCGGAGAGCGCGCCACCCGCACGCCGCGCTCGCAGGACATCGCGGCGACCGTGCTCAATGCCTTCGGGCTGGAGCCTGGGAAGGACTTCTTCATCCCGGGTGGGTTCGGCGTCTACGACGGCGTCGTGCGGCCTGGGTGA
- a CDS encoding cytochrome P450, translating to MPNLLSRGLFNLFFGARRKPFASLPGPPPGLLGNLGDFLGAQPWDVCARYARTHGSVTVAWLGPSPALVLNDPAVIQEVLETRRLEFEKGNIGTQIRHSVTDDTPFIADQGEDWARKHARDPLAQPWTPAWQAAQVEPMRAAIEESVDALLREPTLDLALAVRKLTFDVFCVATVGEKLPASVYDDFILLAAAADARIQAKLPLRFVSPPKGFAAAKERFYGLFADKIRAARQASSPHRVDLMSWTLREMPDFDDQVHAHLLGGFFFGGVFSSSTTLTGAIHQLQKYPAVEERLARESAALMRVPLDFARLKGGSWGEAVAYEALRILPAVRVFMRRSPLEPTRLAGVTLPPGTTLMISNQHLHRDATHWVQPEVFDPERWLNGGAAQNPLGSGHFFPFGLGPRACVAGDFAMVYLRTALATLFARVRIQVDSTEPFEEGFFFGVVLPKGVTGRFVARQRASDTTPMGAPPPSAVETA from the coding sequence TTGCCGAACCTGCTCTCTCGCGGCCTGTTCAACCTGTTCTTCGGAGCGCGCCGCAAGCCATTCGCCAGCCTGCCGGGGCCACCTCCGGGCCTCCTGGGAAACCTGGGCGACTTCCTGGGGGCGCAACCCTGGGACGTCTGCGCGCGCTACGCGCGCACCCATGGGTCCGTCACCGTCGCGTGGCTGGGGCCCTCACCCGCCCTGGTGCTCAACGACCCCGCGGTCATCCAGGAGGTGCTGGAGACGCGGCGCCTGGAGTTCGAGAAGGGGAACATCGGCACCCAGATTCGCCACTCCGTCACGGACGACACGCCCTTCATCGCGGACCAGGGTGAGGACTGGGCGCGCAAGCACGCCAGGGACCCGCTGGCGCAGCCGTGGACCCCCGCGTGGCAGGCGGCCCAGGTGGAGCCCATGAGGGCGGCCATCGAGGAGTCCGTGGACGCGCTGCTCCGGGAGCCCACGCTCGACCTGGCGCTCGCGGTGCGCAAGCTGACCTTCGATGTGTTCTGCGTGGCCACGGTGGGCGAGAAGCTGCCCGCGTCCGTCTACGACGACTTCATCCTGCTCGCGGCGGCGGCGGATGCGCGCATCCAGGCCAAGCTGCCGCTGCGGTTCGTCTCGCCCCCCAAGGGCTTCGCCGCCGCGAAGGAGCGCTTCTATGGGCTCTTCGCGGACAAGATTCGCGCGGCGCGACAGGCCTCCTCGCCGCACCGCGTGGACCTGATGTCCTGGACGCTGCGCGAGATGCCCGACTTCGACGACCAGGTCCACGCCCACCTGCTGGGCGGGTTCTTCTTCGGCGGCGTCTTCTCCTCCAGCACCACGCTGACGGGCGCGATCCATCAGCTCCAGAAGTACCCCGCGGTCGAGGAGCGGCTGGCGCGGGAGTCCGCCGCGCTGATGCGGGTGCCGCTCGACTTCGCGCGCCTGAAGGGTGGGAGCTGGGGGGAGGCGGTGGCCTACGAGGCGCTGCGCATCCTGCCCGCGGTGCGCGTCTTCATGCGCCGCTCGCCCCTGGAGCCGACGCGGCTGGCGGGAGTCACCCTGCCGCCGGGCACGACGCTGATGATCTCCAACCAGCACCTGCACCGCGACGCCACCCACTGGGTACAGCCAGAGGTGTTCGACCCGGAGCGTTGGCTGAACGGTGGCGCGGCCCAGAATCCGCTGGGCAGTGGCCACTTCTTCCCCTTCGGCCTAGGCCCTCGCGCCTGCGTCGCCGGGGACTTCGCGATGGTGTACCTGCGCACGGCGCTCGCCACCCTCTTTGCCCGCGTACGCATCCAGGTCGACTCGACGGAGCCCTTCGAGGAGGGCTTCTTCTTCGGCGTGGTGCTGCCCAAGGGCGTCACCGGAAGATTCGTCGCGCGACAACGCGCCTCCGACACCACCCCCATGGGAGCCCCTCCCCCCTCCGCCGTGGAAACCGCATGA
- a CDS encoding leucine-rich repeat domain-containing protein, with product MAVKTASWGRAVSAREVWARVEEAGPPAWCERLEAWWTGVSQGEVLLHEGDLVADALVVGPTPLVVTGSVRLQGLLEDGHQADHTLLVVLGDLEVEHVVTFSAIFVAGKVSIRGLLVGDSLGDDVFCVGGGLTARALVEAHHHIRVLGPLDVEVFVGNNLTASGAPRQKLEPHEAFLKGAWTAEEEDEDGIVDSTLDRRGLVAMLRAGKPVLADVRLGPVEKAIAAAREKLAQGGKAPRLGLSLKKLKAVPEAVFSLTGLEGLTLDSNPIAVLSPRIGELRSLRTLNLESLPLESLPDELCRLPALKTLSLRYCDRLARLPEAFGELAALEELYLDALGMETFPEVLTRLPKLKKLWWWRVNSLKPEKVQALVAGIGRMPKLTHAGFFQGGLKVLPEDLAPLARLKQFKLGLDSIPDAEVQRLEKALPPGRLHVGY from the coding sequence ATGGCGGTGAAGACGGCATCGTGGGGTCGGGCGGTGTCCGCGCGGGAGGTCTGGGCTCGGGTGGAAGAGGCCGGGCCGCCCGCGTGGTGTGAGCGGCTCGAGGCCTGGTGGACGGGCGTCTCCCAGGGCGAGGTCCTCCTGCATGAGGGGGACCTCGTGGCCGACGCGCTGGTGGTCGGCCCCACGCCGCTGGTGGTCACCGGGAGCGTCCGGCTCCAGGGCCTCCTGGAGGATGGTCACCAGGCGGACCACACGCTGCTGGTGGTGCTCGGGGACCTGGAGGTGGAGCACGTCGTGACGTTCTCCGCCATCTTCGTCGCGGGGAAGGTCTCGATTCGAGGGCTGCTCGTCGGTGACTCCCTGGGCGATGACGTCTTCTGCGTCGGCGGTGGGCTGACGGCCCGGGCGCTCGTGGAGGCACACCATCACATCCGCGTGCTGGGGCCGCTGGATGTGGAGGTCTTCGTGGGGAACAACCTCACCGCTTCGGGGGCGCCTCGCCAGAAGCTGGAGCCTCACGAGGCCTTCCTGAAAGGCGCGTGGACCGCCGAGGAGGAGGACGAAGACGGCATCGTGGACTCGACGCTGGACCGGCGGGGGTTGGTGGCGATGCTGCGCGCGGGAAAGCCCGTGCTGGCGGATGTCCGGCTGGGGCCCGTGGAGAAGGCCATCGCCGCGGCGCGGGAGAAGCTGGCTCAGGGTGGGAAGGCTCCTCGGCTCGGGCTCTCGCTCAAGAAGCTGAAGGCCGTGCCGGAGGCGGTGTTCTCGCTCACGGGGTTGGAGGGACTGACACTCGACTCGAATCCCATCGCGGTGCTCTCGCCGCGCATCGGAGAGCTGCGCTCGCTTCGCACGCTCAACCTGGAGAGCCTGCCGCTCGAGTCGCTGCCCGACGAGCTGTGCCGGCTCCCCGCGCTCAAGACGTTGAGCCTGCGCTACTGCGACCGTCTGGCGCGGCTTCCAGAGGCGTTCGGTGAGCTGGCGGCGCTGGAGGAGCTGTACCTCGATGCCCTGGGGATGGAGACCTTCCCCGAGGTGCTGACGCGCCTGCCAAAGCTCAAGAAGCTCTGGTGGTGGCGCGTCAACTCGCTGAAGCCGGAGAAGGTCCAGGCGCTGGTGGCGGGCATCGGCCGGATGCCGAAGCTCACGCACGCGGGCTTCTTCCAGGGTGGGCTGAAGGTGTTGCCGGAGGACCTGGCCCCGCTCGCGCGGCTCAAGCAGTTCAAGCTGGGGTTGGACTCGATTCCGGACGCGGAGGTCCAGCGTCTGGAGAAGGCGCTCCCGCCCGGCCGGCTGCACGTGGGCTACTGA
- a CDS encoding FUSC family protein has translation MHRLWRHIRRFFQLQPGSPAWASGIRAALAVTIPYAFATLMGFKDAGWTGLTGLLVTLANPGGAYRGRARVMGAVTVLGALVGAGAALAGGRLGWDATLLFVGVFAMSFVRCYGDTAGSIGEKLAVIFVASLGAHAVGVDAALTRGGALLLGGGWAMLQSLVLWPVHPYRPSRRAIAYVYTSLAEGARDLATLSREGAPAEVWAAATTRHMPVRLKIERARETLAATRVGRSDESQRGEHLLVLLELSEQLLGVLFALAQSMEVASPERRLRAVREEVARVCDWYVAIAERVAAVAIAPDTVAVYWPRYPTNREELGQRGKWLRVVPVSVTELLTRLRSHTSAAQRAAMAMRRGDPVDLRDPEALLLVGERRPLWQPLWANLNSRSVVLRHALRAGTIASIALVLTRVMGLGEAYWVVLSAIGILQPYSANTEERALQRVTGTLLGGTLAAVIATGVGSPWVLILVIGVLTATSVSLLPLNFGAFQILLTPDFLLLATLSAGDWSVAENRALGVLVACVLALAGVWLLWPYPERRRFPDAVATVLRADGHYFRQVAASQDIREPRVGAARRALGLAMLDAEASFERLMAEYRGPAYRLEPAMALLTYSRRLAASVTALGEQKAVTPSSEVLDVVASKASGTLDALADSLREGKSPPPMPELPLRRIANDPVSGKLVERVPRQLEILHGAVEKLSVT, from the coding sequence ATGCACCGTCTGTGGCGCCACATCCGGAGGTTCTTCCAGCTCCAGCCAGGCAGTCCCGCCTGGGCGTCGGGTATCCGCGCGGCGCTGGCCGTCACCATCCCGTACGCGTTCGCTACATTGATGGGTTTCAAGGACGCGGGGTGGACGGGGCTCACCGGCCTGCTCGTGACGCTGGCGAATCCAGGGGGGGCGTATCGCGGGCGGGCCCGGGTGATGGGCGCGGTGACGGTGCTGGGGGCACTCGTGGGAGCTGGCGCCGCGCTGGCGGGAGGGCGGCTGGGGTGGGACGCCACGCTGCTGTTCGTGGGCGTGTTCGCGATGTCCTTCGTGCGTTGCTATGGCGATACGGCGGGCTCCATCGGCGAGAAGCTCGCGGTGATTTTCGTGGCCTCGTTGGGCGCGCATGCGGTGGGCGTGGACGCGGCGCTGACGCGTGGAGGCGCGCTCCTGTTGGGGGGCGGCTGGGCGATGTTGCAGTCGCTGGTGCTCTGGCCGGTGCATCCCTATCGGCCATCGCGCAGGGCCATCGCGTATGTGTATACGTCGCTCGCGGAGGGGGCTCGGGACCTGGCGACGCTGTCGCGCGAGGGGGCTCCCGCGGAGGTCTGGGCGGCGGCGACGACGCGGCACATGCCCGTGCGATTGAAGATCGAGCGGGCGCGCGAGACGTTGGCCGCCACGAGGGTGGGGCGCTCGGATGAGTCGCAGCGCGGGGAGCACCTGCTCGTGCTGTTGGAGTTGAGCGAGCAGTTGTTGGGGGTGTTGTTCGCGCTGGCGCAGTCCATGGAGGTCGCCAGCCCCGAGCGGCGGCTGCGGGCGGTCCGGGAGGAAGTCGCTCGGGTGTGTGATTGGTATGTGGCCATCGCCGAGCGGGTGGCGGCGGTGGCCATCGCGCCGGACACGGTGGCGGTCTACTGGCCTCGCTATCCGACGAATCGCGAGGAGCTGGGGCAGCGTGGGAAGTGGCTGCGGGTGGTGCCCGTCTCCGTGACGGAGCTGCTCACCCGGCTTCGGAGCCACACGTCCGCGGCGCAGCGGGCCGCGATGGCGATGCGGCGAGGAGACCCGGTGGACCTGCGTGACCCCGAGGCCCTGCTCCTGGTGGGCGAGCGCAGGCCGTTGTGGCAGCCGCTGTGGGCGAACCTGAACTCGCGGTCCGTCGTGCTGCGCCATGCGCTGAGGGCGGGGACCATCGCGTCCATCGCGTTGGTGCTCACGCGGGTGATGGGGTTGGGGGAGGCGTACTGGGTGGTGCTGTCGGCCATCGGTATCCTCCAGCCGTACTCGGCGAACACGGAGGAGCGTGCCCTCCAGCGTGTCACGGGGACGCTGTTGGGGGGCACGCTCGCGGCGGTGATTGCGACGGGGGTGGGGTCGCCCTGGGTGCTGATTTTGGTGATTGGCGTGCTGACGGCGACGTCGGTGTCGCTGCTGCCGCTCAACTTCGGGGCGTTCCAGATTCTCCTCACGCCGGACTTCCTCTTGCTGGCGACGCTGAGCGCGGGGGATTGGTCCGTGGCGGAGAACCGGGCGCTGGGGGTGTTGGTGGCGTGTGTGCTCGCGCTCGCGGGGGTGTGGCTGCTGTGGCCCTATCCGGAGCGCCGGAGGTTCCCGGATGCGGTCGCGACGGTGCTGCGCGCGGATGGGCACTACTTCCGGCAGGTGGCGGCGAGCCAGGACATCCGAGAGCCTCGGGTGGGGGCGGCGCGGCGAGCGCTGGGGTTGGCGATGCTCGACGCGGAGGCGTCCTTCGAGCGGCTGATGGCCGAGTACCGAGGCCCCGCGTACCGGCTGGAGCCCGCGATGGCGTTGCTCACGTACTCCAGGCGCCTGGCGGCGTCGGTGACGGCGCTGGGGGAGCAGAAGGCGGTGACGCCTTCATCGGAGGTGCTCGACGTGGTGGCGAGCAAGGCGAGCGGGACGCTGGATGCGCTCGCGGACTCGCTGCGGGAAGGGAAGTCCCCTCCGCCCATGCCGGAGTTGCCTTTGCGCCGCATCGCCAATGACCCGGTGTCGGGGAAGCTGGTGGAGCGGGTGCCTCGCCAGCTCGAAATCCTTCATGGCGCGGTGGAGAAGCTCTCTGTGACTTGA
- a CDS encoding ELWxxDGT repeat protein: MPRRTGWLVSLLMMGMGCGGPLPGDVPPPSPSEDPQALGALHCPLPSSSTTKRVKTLFPPSQIGIPRFAAGPNGFVKFKGQLYFAVNFEDGQRALWKSNGTEAGTTQIRSFPSTDGGFTPPLANLAAGPSRLFFQVADPAHGNELWVSDGTGAGTTLVKDLTPGSPGSTLSHLTALGDRLVFFKEIFDSGTFRTRYELWTSDGTAAGTERLRDFGWDLNVSFKDSAADGELRFFVMGPAGTGTVLWKTDGTEEGSVPIKQLTSSQDAFIGDLQTSGSLTLFMMREHTGLQELWKSDGSTGGTVRLASFGPTRAARLVGQLGSRVYVAVTSLSTQYMVLYRVPLSGGNPASFVTLPNDYATLGEAFPYIDETSSVPGGSKLYFSVTIGSDGPAPRDTQLWVTDGTAAGTVLLHRPLSLSDEYSSPVRAVSDDLVFFSAFEAGGAGIEPWVSNGTPEKTRRLKNIAPDTETGSSYPRDFFRLGERVFFSAYDDTEAGQLWSTELGGNCVAP; encoded by the coding sequence ATGCCGAGGCGCACGGGATGGCTGGTGTCGTTGCTGATGATGGGCATGGGGTGTGGCGGGCCGCTTCCGGGAGATGTCCCGCCCCCTTCCCCCTCCGAGGACCCCCAGGCCCTGGGAGCCCTGCATTGCCCCCTGCCGTCGAGCTCGACGACGAAGCGGGTGAAGACCCTCTTCCCGCCCTCGCAGATTGGGATTCCGCGCTTCGCCGCCGGCCCCAATGGCTTCGTGAAGTTCAAGGGGCAGCTCTACTTCGCCGTGAACTTCGAGGACGGCCAGCGAGCCCTCTGGAAGAGCAATGGCACCGAGGCCGGCACCACTCAGATCCGAAGCTTCCCTTCCACCGACGGAGGCTTCACCCCTCCGCTGGCGAACCTGGCCGCGGGCCCCTCGCGCCTCTTCTTCCAGGTGGCGGACCCCGCCCACGGCAACGAGCTGTGGGTCAGCGACGGCACGGGGGCGGGCACCACACTCGTCAAGGACCTGACACCTGGCTCCCCCGGCTCCACGCTGTCTCACCTGACGGCCCTGGGCGACAGGCTGGTGTTCTTCAAGGAGATCTTCGACAGCGGCACGTTCCGCACCCGCTACGAGCTCTGGACGTCCGACGGCACGGCCGCGGGCACCGAGCGCCTCCGCGACTTCGGGTGGGACCTCAACGTGAGCTTCAAGGACTCGGCCGCGGACGGCGAGCTGCGCTTCTTCGTGATGGGCCCCGCGGGCACCGGCACTGTCCTCTGGAAGACGGACGGCACGGAGGAAGGCTCCGTCCCCATCAAGCAGCTCACCTCGTCCCAGGATGCGTTCATCGGGGACCTCCAGACCTCGGGCTCGCTCACGCTCTTCATGATGCGAGAGCACACGGGGCTCCAGGAGCTGTGGAAGTCGGATGGGTCCACCGGGGGCACCGTGCGCCTGGCCTCGTTCGGCCCCACCCGTGCGGCCCGCCTGGTGGGGCAGTTGGGCTCGCGCGTCTACGTCGCGGTGACCTCGCTGAGCACCCAATACATGGTCCTCTACCGGGTGCCGCTGTCCGGAGGAAACCCCGCGTCCTTCGTCACCCTCCCCAATGACTATGCGACCCTCGGCGAGGCCTTCCCCTATATCGATGAGACCAGCAGCGTGCCGGGCGGCTCGAAGCTGTACTTCTCCGTCACCATCGGCAGCGATGGGCCGGCGCCTCGAGACACCCAGCTCTGGGTGACGGACGGCACCGCCGCGGGGACCGTGCTGCTGCACCGGCCGCTGAGCCTCTCGGACGAGTACAGCTCCCCCGTCCGCGCCGTATCGGACGACCTGGTCTTCTTCAGCGCCTTCGAAGCAGGGGGCGCGGGCATCGAGCCCTGGGTGAGCAACGGCACGCCGGAGAAGACCCGGCGGCTCAAGAACATCGCACCCGACACGGAGACCGGCTCGTCCTATCCCCGTGACTTCTTCCGCCTGGGGGAGCGCGTCTTCTTCAGCGCGTATGACGACACCGAGGCGGGCCAGCTCTGGTCCACCGAGCTGGGCGGCAACTGCGTGGCACCATGA
- a CDS encoding fatty acid desaturase, whose amino-acid sequence MTLFRHPRDRIPVLLFLLAFALDLTVFFTAKSWWFPILWLGLGIIPKGWISAWNHHHQHVTMFRHALPNRLLEVVFAFQTGVTSHAWFLHHVLGHHRNYLDQTKDEAGWKRRDGSTMGEVEFSLFNMVVAYPRAFRVGLAHPRILRIFLAMGALQVALLGGLFWLNWYNALWVFLLPMMVSLYVTIWATYFHHVDLDTTEHARASYNILHRGYNLMTGNLGYHTAHHVKHGLHWSQLPELHAQLSKDIPATHYRMPGIPFVWTTPEAKIDPGETQLGATAP is encoded by the coding sequence ATGACCTTGTTTCGACACCCCAGAGACCGCATCCCCGTCCTGTTGTTCCTCCTGGCGTTCGCGTTGGACCTCACGGTCTTCTTCACGGCGAAGAGCTGGTGGTTCCCCATCCTGTGGTTGGGCCTGGGCATCATCCCCAAGGGGTGGATCAGCGCGTGGAACCACCACCACCAGCACGTGACGATGTTCCGCCACGCGCTGCCCAACCGCCTGCTGGAAGTGGTGTTCGCGTTCCAGACGGGGGTGACGTCCCATGCGTGGTTCCTGCACCACGTGCTGGGCCACCACCGGAACTACCTGGACCAGACGAAGGACGAGGCGGGCTGGAAGCGCCGGGACGGCAGCACCATGGGCGAGGTGGAGTTCTCCCTCTTCAACATGGTGGTGGCCTATCCGCGCGCGTTCCGCGTGGGCCTGGCGCACCCGCGCATCCTGCGCATCTTCCTGGCGATGGGCGCGCTCCAGGTGGCGCTGCTTGGGGGCCTGTTCTGGCTCAACTGGTACAACGCGCTCTGGGTGTTCCTGCTCCCGATGATGGTGTCGCTCTACGTCACCATCTGGGCCACGTACTTCCACCACGTGGACCTGGACACGACGGAGCACGCGCGGGCCTCGTACAACATCCTTCACCGGGGCTACAACCTGATGACCGGCAACCTGGGCTACCACACCGCGCACCATGTGAAGCATGGGCTGCACTGGTCCCAGCTCCCGGAGCTGCATGCGCAGCTGTCCAAGGACATCCCCGCCACGCACTACCGCATGCCGGGGATTCCGTTCGTATGGACCACCCCGGAGGCGAAGATCGACCCTGGGGAGACGCAGCTCGGAGCCACGGCGCCGTAG